From Pagrus major chromosome 9, Pma_NU_1.0, the proteins below share one genomic window:
- the sp5a gene encoding transcription factor Sp5a translates to MAAVAVLRNETLQAFLQDRTPNSSPENCKHSPLALLAATCNRIGHHHGSNPTDFIQVPYDPTLGSPSRLFHPWTNEGTPQSSLASNSTFGLSSKPQLTAHIQSSFSSHHELPLTPPADPSYPYDFSPVKMLPCSMQSLQSTCPPTYVPAVSYAAPTPIPPAMPSFVTGHSGLVHQQQRQLSPNPGEDIPWWSLQQGNHVSHTSSLGPHRFQLQRGLVLGHTDFAQYQTQIAALLHTKSPLATARRCRRCRCPNCQSSTSSDEPGKKKQHICHIPGCGKVYGKTSHLKAHLRWHSGERPFVCNWLFCGKSFTRSDELQRHLRTHTGEKRFVCPDCCKRFMRSDHLAKHVKTHQNKKSKCHDKTLDHVKREDTRNML, encoded by the exons ATGGCAGCAGTGGCTGTACTGCGGAATGAGACACTCCAGGCTTTTCTCCAG GATCGCACTCCAAACTCCTCTCCAGAGAACTGTAAGCACTCCCCGCTGGCTCTCCTGGCTGCCACTTGTAACCGGATCGGGCATCACCACGGATCCAACCCGACAGACTTCATCCAGGTCCCCTACGACCCGACTCTGGGCTCCCCTTCTCGGTTGTTTCACCCGTGGACTAACGAGGGGACCCCTCAGAGCAGCCTGGCGAGCAACTCCACTTTCGGACTATCCTCCAAGCCCCAGCTGACTGCGCACATCCAGAGCTCCTTCAGCTCGCACCACGAACTGCCCCTCACCCCTCCGGCGGACCCCTCGTACCCCTATGACTTCTCCCCCGTGAAGATGTTACCTTGCTCCATGCAGTCCCTGCAGTCCACCTGCCCTCCCACCTATGTCCCCGCTGTCAGTTACGCAGCTCCAACTCCCATCCCGCCCGCGATGCCAAGTTTTGTCACGGGACATTCCGGCCTTGTGcaccagcagcagagacagttGTCCCCAAACCCTGGGGAGGATATTCCGTGGTGGAGCCTCCAGCAGGGGAACCATGTCAGCCACACTTCCTCCCTCGGTCCCCATCGCTTCCAGCTGCAGAGGGGCTTGGTTCTGGGGCACACGGACTTTGCGCAATACCAGACGCAAATCGCGGCTCTGCTGCACACCAAGTCCCCTCTCGCAACTGCGCGGCGGTGCAGGAGGTGCAGGTGTCCGAACTGCCAGTCCTCCACGTCCAGCGACGAGCCTGGCAAGAAGAAGCAGCACATTTGTCACATACCGGGTTGCGGGAAAGTTTACGGGAAAACTTCTCACCTCAAAGCGCACCTGAGGTGGCACTCTGGGGAGCGGCCGTTTGTGTGCAACTGGCTGTTCTGTGGCAAGAGTTTCACCAGGTCGGACGAGCTGCAGAGACACCTGAGGACTCACACGGGGGAGAAGCGATTTGTTTGCCCGGACTGCTGCAAGAGGTTCATGAGGAGTGACCACTTGGCAAAACATGTCAAAACTCAccagaacaaaaaaagcaaGTGCCACGACAAGACACTTGACCACGTCAAAAGGGAGGACACGAGGAATATGTTGTAA